A stretch of the Malus sylvestris chromosome 10, drMalSylv7.2, whole genome shotgun sequence genome encodes the following:
- the LOC126586317 gene encoding phosphatidate cytidylyltransferase 1-like produces MPGDNSVGSPPTPRSPIARLRHRRRSAEAVPDVSKTNGGNLLVNDRNKYRSMLVRAYSSIWMIGGFALIIYLGHLCITAMVVVIQIFMAKELFNLLRKAHEDKHLPGFRNLNWHFFFTAMLFVYGRILSQRLVNTVTSDKVLYQIVSSFIKYHMVVCYFLYIAGFMWFILTLKKKMYKYQFGQYAWTHMILFIVFTQSSFFVANIFEGIFWFLLPASLIVINDIAAYICGFFFGKTPLIKISPKKTWEGFIGASITTIISAFLLANIMGRFKWLTCPRGDLSTGWLDCDPGPLFKPEYYTFPEWLPQWFPWKGISILPVQWHALCLGLFASIIAPFGGFFASGFKRAFKVKDFGDSIPGHGGITDRMDCQMVMAIFAYIYHQSFVVPQSLSVDMIIDQILMNLTLEQQQILFEKLKQVLHDRLVG; encoded by the exons ATGCCAGGAGACAATAGTGTCGGCAGCCCACCAACCCCAAGGTCCCCAATTGCTCGACTTCGGCATCGTAGACGCTCAGCTGAG GCTGTCCCTGATGTTAGTAAAACAAATGGAGGCAATTTACTGGTTAATGACCGTAATAAATACAGGTCAATGTTGGTACGTGCGTACTCTTCTATTTGGATGATTGGAGGTTTTGCATTGATTATATATCTGGGTCATCTCTGCATCACTGCCATGGTGGTGGTTATCCAAATCTTTATGGCGAAGGAGCTGTTTAATCTACTCAGGAAAGCTCATGAAGATAAACACCTACCGGGATTCAGGAATCTAAATTG GCACTTTTTCTTCACTGCGATGCTGTTTGTTTATGGTCGCATACTCAGTCAACGGCTTGTCAACACTGTCACTTCAGATAAAGTTTTATATCAGATTGTGAGCAGTTTCATCAAGTATCATATGGTTGTCTGTTATTTCTTGTACATCGCAG GATTTATGTGGTTCATTCTTACATTAAAAAAGAAGATGTACAAGTATCAATTTGGCCAGTATGCGTGGACGCACATGATTCTGTTTATTGTGTTTACCCAGTCCTCTTTCTTTGTAGCAAACATCTTTGAAGGAATTTTCTG GTTTCTTCTTCCAGCTTCACTTATAGTAATCAATGACATTGCTGCTTATATCTGTGGTTTCTTCTTTGGAAAAACCCCTTTGATCAAGATATCTCCAAAGAAAACTTGGGAGGGATTCATTGGAGCGTCAATTACAACTATCATATCAGCATTTTTG CTTGCAAATATCATGGGTCGTTTCAAGTGGCTAACTTGTCCAAGAGGG GATTTATCGACTGGTTGGCTTGATTGTGATCCCGGTCCATTGTTTAAGCCAGAGTATTATACCTTTCCAGAATGGCTCCCACAATGG TTTCCTTGGAAAGGGATCTCAATTTTGCCAGTTCAATGGCATGCGTTATGTCTCGGATTGTTTGCATCAATAATCGCTCCCTTTGGAGGCTTCTTTGCAAGTGGCTTTAAAAGGGCTTTTAAAGTCAAG GATTTTGGTGATAGTATCCCTGGACATGGTGGAATCACAGACAGAATGGATTGCCAG ATGGTGATGGCTATCTTTGCTTATATCTATCATCAGTCTTTCGTTGTGCCTCAGAGCCTCTCAGTTGATATGATCATAGACCAG ATTTTGATGAACCTTACGCTGGAGCAACAGCAAATTCTGTTTGAGAAGCTTAAACAAGTCTTGCACGATAGGCTGGTCGGATAA
- the LOC126585799 gene encoding fumarylacetoacetase: MALLTSFIEVHPCSHFPIQNLPYGVFKPQPGSPARPGVAIGDYVLDLSEIAAAGLFNGPILVNSDCFHQPDLNKFLALGRPAWKEARATIQKLLSSTEPTLRDNESLRQKSLLPLSKVEMVLPITIGDYTDFFSSMHHAKNCGTIFRGPQNAIPPNWFHLPIAYHGRASSIVISGTDIIRPKGQGAPTGNSPPPFGPSLKLDFELEMAAIVGPGNELGKPVGVNEAADHIFGLVLMNDWSARDIQAWEYIPLGPFLGKSFGTTISPWIVTLEALEPFLCDAPKQDPHPLPYLAEKISQNYDISLEVQIKPAGQDESHVVTKSNFNNLYWTLTQQVAHHTINGCNLRPGDLLGTGTISGPEPDSLGCLLELTWNGQKQLSLNGTPRKFLEDGDEVIISGFSKGNGYNVGFGTCSGKIVPSPL, from the exons ATGGCTCTTCTGACGTCCTTCATCGAAGTCCACCCGTGCTCTCACTTCCCCATCCAGAACCTCCCGTACGGCGTCTTCAAGCCCCAACCGGGTTCGCCAGCTAGACCGGGCGTGGCCATCGGCGACTACGTCTTGGACCTCTCCGAAATCGCCGCCGCCGGGTTATTCAACGGTCCGATCCTCGTCAACTCCGATTGCTTTCATCAG CCTGATTTAAACAAGTTCTTGGCGCTTGGACGGCCTGCGTGGAAGGAAGCTCGCGCCACCATTCAGAAGCTGTTGTCAT CTACTGAGCCGACATTGCGTGACAATGAAAGTTTGAGGCAGAAATCACTTCTTCCATTG AGCAAGGTAGAAATGGTTCTTCCGATTACAATAGGGGACTATACGGATTTCTTTTCGTCAATGCATCACGCGAAGAATTGCGGGACCATATTTCGCGGGCCACAGAACGCGATTCCACCAAACTG GTTCCACCTTCCAATTGCATATCATGGTCGAGCTTCTTCGATTGTTATCTCGGGAACGGACATTATTCGACCAAA AGGTCAAGGTGCTCCTACTGGAAACTCTCCACCGCCTTTTGGCCCTTCGTTGAAACTAGACTTTGAGCTCGAAATG GCTGCTATAGTTGGCCCTGGAAATGAGTTAGGAAAGCCGGTGGGTGTTAATGAAGCAGCAGATCACATCTTTGGACTTGTGTTGATGAATGACTGGAGTG CTAGAGATATTCAGGCATGGGAATATATTCCCCTGGGGCCTTTCCTTGGGAAAAGCTTTG GGACTACAATATCCCCTTGGATAGTGACGCTGGAAGCTCTAGAACCTTTTCTTTGTGATGCTCCCAAGCAG GACCCCCATCCGTTGCCCTATCTGGCTGAAAAAATCTCCCAAAATTATGACATTTCATTGGAG GTTCAAATCAAACCTGCTGGACAAGATGAGTCGCATGTGGTCACAAAGAGTAACTTCAATAATTT ATACTGGACATTGACTCAACAGGTAGCCCACCACACTATCAACGGCTGCAACTTAAGGCCAGGCGATCTCCTTGGAACAGGGACTATCAGTGGGCCT GAGCCCGATTCTCTTGGATGCTTGTTAGAGTTGACGTGGAATGGACAAAAGCAGCTGTCATTAAATGGGACACCTCGTAAATTCTTAGAAGATGGTGATGAAGTCATCATTTCTGGGTTTAGCAAG GGAAATGGTTACAACGTTGGCTTTGGGACTTGCTCCGGAAAGATTGTTCCCTCACCTCTTTGA
- the LOC126586200 gene encoding transcription initiation factor IIF subunit alpha-like: MSTTDLILRPECGGCKTTKDLYGSNCKHLTLCDDCGKKMALNRAKCNECGTVVTRLIREYNVRASTATDKNYFIGRFVTGLPSFSKNKNSENKWSLHKDGLQGRQLSDAMREKYKNKPWVLEDESGRSQYQGHLEGAQTATYYLLIKHPSGKEFSAIPAGSWFNFNKVAQYKQLTLEEAEEKISNRKKTADGYERWMMKAANNGAALFGEVERLDKDNGGAGGKGRKKTAGGDDDEEGNGSDRGDEDDDEELERKKRLNKRGGDGGDGDDDNEGVGGGDVDMDDDDIEKGDDWEHEEIFTDDDEAVGNNPEEREDLEPEIPAPPEIKQDDEDEDEDDKEGGLSKSGKELKKLLGRSGGLNDSDVEDDDDDDDDLDDDIGFPPALAPKQKDAPKEEPSDNSPSKPTPSASSRGTTPTSKSSKGKRKSSGDDSKATNSAPPKKVKTENEQKSIKEEPVSVSASKSSAPPKGTPPVKTEPSSSGGRVTEEEIRAVLMQRTPLTTNDLVSKFKGRLKSSEEKTAFSNILRRISKIKKGNGTSSYIVLKER, translated from the exons ATGTCGACGACCGATTTGATACTGAGACCTGAGTGTGGCGGATGTAAAACGACCAAGGATTTATACGGAAGCAATTGCAAGCACTTGACTCTGTGCGACGACTGTGGCAAAAAAATGGCTCTCAACCGCGCCAAGTGCAACGAGTGCGGCACCGTCGTCACTCGCTTAATTCGA GAGTATAATGTTCGAGCGAGTACTGCCACCGATAAGAACTACTTCATTGGGAGATTTGTGACGGGGTTGCCGAGTTTTTCGAAGAACAAGAATTCTGAAAATAAATGGTCTCTCCACAAGGATGGACTACAAGGACGCCAACTTAGTGATGCCATGCGG GAGAAGTACAAGAACAAACCATGGGTTTTGGAGGACGAAAGTGGCCGGTCTCAGTACCAGGGTCATCTTGAAGGTGCACAGACTGCAACTTACTACTTACTAATAAAACATCCCTCTGGAAAGGAGTTTTCTGCTATTCCTGCTGGTTCTTG GTTCAATTTCAACAAGGTTGCGCAATACAAGCAACTTACATTGGAAGAAGCTGAAGAGAAGATTAGTAATAGGAAAAAGACTGCAGATGGGTATGAAAGATGGATGATGAAAGCTGCAAATAATGGAGCTGCTTTATTTGGTGAAGTGGAGAGGCTTGACAAGGATAATGGTGGGGCTGGTGGGAAGGGACGAAAAAAGACGGctggtggtgatgatgatgaagaaggaaATGGCTCAGATAGAGGggatgaggatgatgatgaagagttggaaaggaaaaaaagattgaataaaagaggtggtgatggtggtgatggtgatgatgataaCGAAGGTGTAGGGGGAGGTGATGTggacatggatgatgatgatatCGAGAAGG GTGATGACTGGGAGCACGAAGAAATTTTCACTGATGATGATGAAGCAGTTGGAAACAATCCTGAGGAAAGGGAAGATTTGGAACCAGAGATTCCAGCTCCTCCAGAAATTAAGCAG GATGATGAGGACGAGGATGAAGATGACAAAGAGGGTGGACTGAGCAAATCAGGAAAAGAGttgaagaagctacttgggcgAAGTGGTGGACTGAATGATTCAGATGTAGAGGATGACGACGATGACGATGATGAc CTGGATGATGATATTGGCTTTCCTCCAGCGCTGGCTCCAAAGCAGAAGGATGCACCCAAAGAGGAACCATCTGACAACAGTCCCTCAAAACCAACACCTTCTGCGTCCAGTCGAGGAACTACACCAACCTCCAAATCCTCAAAGGGAAAGAGAAAATCAAGTGGCGATGATTCTAAGGCAACGAACAGTGCACCTCCCAAGAAGGTCAAGACTGAAAAT GAACAAAAATCCATCAAAGAGGAGCCTGTGTCTGTGTCTGCTTCTAAAAGTAGCGCGCCTCCAAAAGGTACTCCACCGGTGAAAACGGAGCCATCGTCATCTGGTGGACGCGTCACCGAGGAAGAAATCAGGGCTGTGTTGATGCAGAGAACACCACTCACCACAAATGATCTTGTTTCTAAATTTAAGGGAAGACTCAAATCTTCTGAG GAAAAGACCGCTTTTTCGAATATTCTAAGGAGAATTTCAAAGATAAAGAAGGGGAACGGAACCAGCAGCTATATAGTACTGAAAGAGCGATGA
- the LOC126586318 gene encoding alkaline ceramidase-like has protein sequence MADGRSSFWGPVTSTIECCEKNYAYSSYIAEFYNTISNIPCILLALIGLINALRQRFEKRFGILHISNMILAIGSMLYHATLQHVQQQSDETPMVWEMLLYMYILYSPDWHYRSTMPTFLFLYGALFAGVHSVVRFEIGFKVHYVILCLLCVPRMYKYYIYTQDVCAKQIAKLYVATLVIGSLCWLCDNIFCEEISSWMINPQGHALWHLFMGFNSYFANTFLMFCRAQQRGWSPRIVRFMGFLPYVKIEKPKTQ, from the exons ATGGCTGATGGAAGATCAAGCTTCTGGGGTCCTGTCACATCAACGATTGAGTGTTGTGAGAAGAATTATGCCTACTCTTCTTATATTGCGGAATTTTACAACACTATATCAAACATTCCATGCATTCTGTTGGCACTCATTGGCCTTATAAACGCCTTGAGACAGCGGTTCGAGAAGAGATTTGGCATTCTACACATATCTAATATGATTCTTGCCATCGGAAGCATGTTATACCATGCCACATTGCAACATGT GCAACAGCAGAGTGACGAGACTCCTATGGTTTGGGAGATGCTCCTTTACATGTATATCCTCTACTCCCCAGATTGGCACTATCGCAGTACAATGCCCACCTTCCTCTTCCTCTATGGTGCTCTTTTCGCTGGTGTTCATTCTGTGGTTCGTTTTGAGATCGGCTTCAAGGTGCACTATGTGATCTTGTGTCTTCTCTGCGTACCTCGAATGTATAAGTACTACATATACACGCAAGACGTGTGCGCTAAGCAGATTGCAAAGCTGTATGTGGCCACCCTTGTTATTGGCAGTTTGTGTTGGCTGTGTGATAACATCTTCTGCGAAGAGATATCCAGTTGGATGATTAACCCACAGGGTCATGCCTTGTGGCATTTGTTCATGGGTTTCAATTCCTACTTTGCAAACACTTTCTTGATGTTTTGCCGGGCTCAGCAACGAGGATGGTCCCCTAGGATTGTTCGTTTTATGGGGTTTTTGCCGTATGTGAAGattgaaaaaccaaaaacccaatgA